One window of the Burkholderia sp. FERM BP-3421 genome contains the following:
- a CDS encoding MASE1 domain-containing protein — protein MDTKRSRPGLVAALLWAALYLASGYISHRFNGPIRLTGYIWLPAGVTVGAFMLRPMREWPTLGGAFLLGQLALVAIERGNLLNAVLFTVDEVGAAALAVWLVRRTRFSLEGLYFLRSVILAALVAGVLGALGGAAWFALVKGASFIDVGLVWAASDFVGVLLITPVLASWSRFRAHRSGDHERFDVVLGIVSFVLLAIGAVVIFDGDSVDRFGAGAGAGYALTYIPLFMTVAVTVLLGGRVGSSSVLVLALIVILQTAQGDGPFALLDEHHGRSLLEAQLYLAVASLLVLTVSTLKTTRERVHEHAAVLQNNMELALASAGQIAYVLDPESGRIEWSGEVQRVFGVGVTAEQIACLSDVLDRVHPTDRDALHRYWRAAMAGEERAPVSLRVVRPDGGTQAITDHGAPLLDSNVDVTVVAGVWQLERLYADTAE, from the coding sequence ATGGACACCAAACGCTCCCGGCCCGGACTCGTGGCCGCGCTGCTCTGGGCGGCGCTGTATCTCGCGAGCGGTTATATCTCGCACCGGTTCAACGGCCCGATTCGCCTGACCGGCTATATCTGGCTGCCCGCCGGCGTCACGGTGGGCGCGTTCATGCTGCGCCCGATGCGCGAATGGCCCACGCTGGGCGGCGCCTTCCTGCTCGGCCAGCTCGCGCTGGTCGCGATCGAGCGCGGCAACCTGCTCAACGCGGTGCTGTTCACGGTCGACGAGGTCGGCGCGGCCGCGCTCGCGGTCTGGCTCGTGCGCCGCACGCGCTTCTCGCTCGAAGGGCTCTATTTCCTGCGCTCGGTGATCCTCGCCGCGCTCGTTGCCGGGGTGCTCGGCGCGCTCGGCGGCGCGGCCTGGTTCGCGCTCGTGAAGGGCGCATCGTTCATCGACGTCGGGCTCGTGTGGGCCGCGTCCGATTTCGTCGGCGTGCTGCTGATCACGCCCGTGCTCGCCTCGTGGTCGCGCTTTCGCGCACACCGCTCGGGCGACCACGAGCGCTTCGACGTGGTGCTCGGCATCGTGTCGTTCGTGCTGCTCGCGATCGGCGCGGTCGTGATCTTCGACGGCGACAGCGTCGACCGCTTCGGCGCCGGCGCCGGCGCGGGCTACGCGCTGACCTACATCCCGCTGTTCATGACGGTGGCCGTGACCGTGCTGCTGGGCGGGCGGGTCGGCTCGTCGTCGGTGCTGGTGCTCGCGCTGATCGTGATCCTGCAGACCGCGCAGGGCGACGGCCCGTTCGCGCTGCTCGACGAGCATCACGGCCGCTCGCTGCTCGAGGCGCAGCTGTATCTCGCGGTCGCCTCGCTGCTCGTGCTGACCGTGAGCACGCTCAAGACCACCCGCGAGCGCGTGCACGAACACGCGGCCGTCCTGCAGAACAACATGGAGCTGGCGCTCGCGAGCGCCGGCCAGATCGCCTACGTGCTCGATCCCGAGTCCGGGCGGATCGAATGGAGCGGCGAAGTGCAGCGCGTGTTCGGCGTCGGCGTGACGGCCGAGCAGATCGCGTGCCTGTCGGACGTGCTCGACCGCGTGCATCCGACCGATCGCGATGCACTGCATCGCTACTGGCGCGCCGCGATGGCGGGCGAGGAGCGCGCGCCGGTGTCGCTGCGCGTGGTGCGCCCCGACGGCGGCACCCAGGCGATCACCGACCACGGCGCGCCGCTGCTCGATTCGAACGTCGACGTGACGGTCGTGGCAGGCGTGTGGCAGCTCGAACGTCTCTATGCGGACACGGCAGAGTGA
- a CDS encoding CPBP family intramembrane glutamic endopeptidase, with protein MKAVKRTGSLNTSSFRLRTLWLGPRGLRAGWAALLYCALIAAIMAGFAWACRRLGHPFEFHGVMNAPTQIQFELALCIAALAATRAMAHLDRAPWLDFGLRAPRGAVQFTLGALCSVAIFSVLMLTLIALGGATTHHSGARAPVALVSGLQWAIAFVLVAAAEEIAFRGYVFFRLARGTHPVIATALTSFAFGLSHAANRGENLAGVVPVMIYGFVACLAIWRTGSLWWAIGLHATWDWSESFLFGAADSGLVAQGNLLTSQATGPVWLSGGTVGPEASVLVFPALAVLALIAWRGLPAAARQRPARAT; from the coding sequence ATGAAAGCGGTCAAGAGAACCGGCTCGCTCAACACGTCGTCTTTTCGTCTCAGAACCCTGTGGCTCGGACCGCGCGGCTTGCGCGCCGGCTGGGCCGCGCTGCTCTATTGCGCACTCATCGCCGCGATCATGGCGGGGTTCGCTTGGGCATGCCGGCGGCTCGGCCATCCGTTCGAGTTTCACGGCGTGATGAACGCGCCGACCCAGATCCAGTTCGAACTCGCGCTGTGCATCGCCGCACTGGCCGCGACCCGCGCGATGGCCCACCTCGACCGCGCGCCGTGGCTCGACTTCGGCCTGCGCGCGCCGCGCGGAGCCGTGCAGTTCACGCTCGGCGCGCTGTGCAGCGTGGCGATCTTCAGCGTGCTGATGCTCACGCTGATCGCGCTCGGCGGCGCAACGACCCACCACTCGGGCGCGCGCGCGCCGGTCGCGCTCGTCTCCGGATTGCAATGGGCGATCGCGTTCGTGCTCGTCGCGGCGGCCGAGGAGATCGCGTTTCGCGGCTATGTGTTCTTCCGCCTCGCGCGCGGCACGCATCCCGTCATCGCGACGGCGCTCACCTCGTTCGCATTCGGCCTGTCGCACGCGGCGAACCGCGGCGAGAATCTCGCCGGCGTGGTGCCGGTCATGATCTACGGCTTCGTCGCCTGCCTCGCGATCTGGCGCACCGGCTCGCTGTGGTGGGCGATCGGCCTGCACGCGACCTGGGACTGGAGCGAGTCGTTCCTGTTCGGCGCGGCCGACAGCGGGCTCGTCGCACAGGGCAACCTGCTGACGAGCCAGGCGACCGGGCCGGTCTGGCTGAGCGGCGGCACGGTCGGTCCCGAGGCCAGCGTGCTGGTATTCCCCGCGCTCGCCGTGCTCGCGCTGATCGCATGGCGCGGCCTGCCCGCGGCCGCGCGGCAACGGCCCGCGCGCGCGACCTGA
- a CDS encoding chemotaxis response regulator protein-glutamate methylesterase has translation MNIGIVNDLPLAVEALRRAIAQRPEHRVLWVATDGAQAVDFCVANPPDLVLMDLVMPKVNGVAATRSIMERAPCAILIVTASVDANTSHIYEAMGAGALDAVDTPTLVQGVLAEPLLAKIDQIGRLLATRTAAPAPPAPAAVAPGAQPPLVAIGASAGGPTALTTLLKRLPEDFPGAIVIVQHVDQAFAIGMAQWLDGHTVLPVQVARQGSVPRRGEVLLAATNDHLTLTARGSLGYTRYPEETPYRPSVDVFFNSVAEYWKGDALGVLLTGMGRDGALGLKAMRDKGYYTIAQDQATSAVYGMPKAAAAIGAATAILPLERIAEQLISLLQRKNRFR, from the coding sequence ATGAACATCGGCATCGTCAACGACCTCCCGCTCGCGGTCGAGGCCCTGCGCCGCGCGATCGCGCAGCGGCCGGAGCACCGCGTGCTGTGGGTCGCGACCGACGGTGCGCAGGCGGTCGACTTCTGCGTCGCGAACCCGCCCGATCTGGTGCTGATGGACCTCGTGATGCCGAAGGTGAACGGGGTCGCGGCGACCCGCAGCATCATGGAGCGCGCGCCGTGCGCGATCCTGATCGTGACCGCGAGCGTCGACGCGAACACGTCGCATATCTACGAGGCGATGGGCGCGGGCGCGCTCGACGCGGTCGACACCCCGACCCTCGTGCAGGGCGTGCTGGCCGAGCCGCTGCTGGCCAAGATCGACCAGATCGGGCGCCTGCTCGCGACCCGCACCGCCGCGCCGGCGCCCCCCGCGCCCGCGGCCGTCGCGCCGGGCGCGCAGCCGCCGCTCGTGGCGATCGGCGCGTCGGCGGGCGGCCCGACCGCGCTGACGACGCTGCTCAAGCGCCTGCCGGAGGATTTCCCGGGCGCGATCGTGATCGTCCAGCATGTCGACCAGGCGTTCGCGATCGGGATGGCGCAGTGGCTCGACGGCCACACGGTGCTGCCGGTGCAGGTCGCGCGCCAGGGCAGCGTGCCGCGGCGCGGCGAGGTGCTGCTGGCCGCGACCAACGACCACCTGACGCTGACCGCGCGCGGCTCGCTCGGCTATACGCGCTATCCGGAGGAGACGCCCTACCGGCCGTCCGTCGACGTGTTCTTCAACAGCGTCGCCGAATACTGGAAGGGCGACGCGCTCGGCGTGCTGCTGACGGGCATGGGCCGGGACGGCGCGCTGGGCCTGAAGGCGATGCGCGACAAGGGCTACTACACGATCGCCCAGGACCAGGCGACGAGCGCCGTCTACGGGATGCCGAAGGCCGCCGCCGCGATCGGCGCGGCCACCGCGATCCTGCCGCTCGAGCGCATCGCCGAGCAGCTGATCTCGCTGCTGCAACGGAAGAATCGGTTCCGCTAG
- a CDS encoding helix-turn-helix transcriptional regulator, translating to MTDPANEVINEQALKTHTDRRQLQQIITGLTEGVILVEPDQRIVWANEAALSMHGVADLAGLGADVDAYRARFRLRYRNNHPVQDGHYPMDRVIAGEAFTDVTVEVAPADAEDIVWVHRIRGLVLTNHAGEPDCLALVLHDATEWASAEQRFERTFNANPAPAVICRLGDFRYIKVNQGFLDMTGYVRDDVIGRSVYELDVFEHADDRELAIQRLADGMTVPQMEALLKLPTGGAKAVVVAGQPIDIGEEACMLFTFMDLEPRKQAESALRQSEERFAKAFRMAPVAMAIMTAARSELLDVNAAFVELTGHAHEDALGRSTDELGLWADGDAQRQIAALLERAGGGARNAEVRIDTHGGERLDCVVSADHVAIHGQDCILIALLDISERKRTEMELVQAIETAMQDASWFSRTLIEKLANVRRANAPDAGAQLSDLTAREREVFELLCAGLADKEIAARLGLAPNTVRNHVATIYTKLDVHSRGEAIVWARERGIAGPAEPPARGGAKGRR from the coding sequence ATGACCGATCCAGCCAACGAAGTGATCAACGAGCAGGCGCTCAAGACGCATACCGACCGGCGCCAGTTGCAGCAAATCATCACGGGCCTGACCGAAGGCGTGATTCTCGTCGAGCCGGACCAGCGGATCGTGTGGGCCAACGAGGCGGCGCTGTCGATGCATGGCGTGGCCGACCTCGCGGGGCTCGGCGCGGACGTCGACGCGTACCGCGCGCGCTTCCGGCTGCGCTACCGCAACAATCATCCGGTGCAGGACGGGCACTACCCGATGGACCGGGTGATCGCCGGCGAGGCGTTCACCGACGTCACGGTCGAGGTGGCGCCAGCCGACGCCGAAGACATCGTCTGGGTGCACCGGATCCGCGGCCTGGTGTTGACCAACCACGCGGGCGAACCCGACTGCCTCGCGCTGGTGCTGCACGACGCGACCGAATGGGCGAGCGCCGAGCAGCGCTTCGAGCGCACCTTCAATGCGAATCCCGCGCCCGCCGTGATCTGCCGGCTCGGCGACTTCCGCTACATCAAGGTCAACCAGGGCTTTCTCGACATGACGGGCTACGTGCGCGACGACGTGATCGGGCGCTCCGTCTACGAGCTGGACGTGTTCGAGCACGCGGACGACCGCGAGCTGGCGATCCAGCGGCTCGCGGACGGCATGACGGTGCCGCAGATGGAGGCGCTGCTGAAGCTGCCGACGGGCGGCGCGAAGGCGGTGGTGGTCGCCGGCCAGCCGATCGATATCGGCGAGGAGGCGTGCATGCTGTTCACGTTCATGGATCTGGAGCCGCGCAAGCAGGCGGAATCGGCGCTGCGGCAGAGCGAGGAGCGCTTCGCGAAGGCGTTCCGGATGGCGCCCGTCGCGATGGCGATCATGACCGCCGCGCGCTCCGAGCTGCTCGACGTGAACGCCGCGTTCGTCGAGCTGACCGGGCACGCGCACGAGGACGCGCTGGGCCGCTCGACGGACGAACTCGGGCTGTGGGCCGACGGCGACGCGCAGCGGCAGATCGCGGCGCTGCTGGAGCGCGCGGGCGGCGGCGCGCGCAACGCGGAGGTGCGCATCGATACGCACGGCGGCGAGCGGCTCGACTGCGTGGTGTCGGCGGATCACGTCGCGATCCACGGGCAGGACTGCATCCTGATTGCGCTGCTCGACATCAGCGAGCGCAAGCGCACCGAGATGGAACTGGTGCAGGCGATCGAGACCGCGATGCAGGACGCCTCGTGGTTCAGCCGCACGCTGATCGAGAAGCTCGCGAACGTGCGCCGCGCGAACGCGCCCGATGCGGGCGCGCAGCTGTCCGACCTGACCGCGCGCGAACGCGAGGTGTTCGAGCTGCTGTGCGCGGGGCTCGCCGACAAGGAGATCGCGGCCCGCCTCGGGCTCGCGCCGAACACGGTGCGCAATCATGTCGCGACGATCTACACCAAGCTCGACGTGCACAGCCGCGGCGAGGCGATCGTATGGGCGCGCGAGCGCGGCATCGCGGGGCCGGCCGAACCGCCCGCGCGCGGCGGCGCGAAGGGGCGTCGCTGA
- a CDS encoding CsbD family protein, protein MDRNRIDGKLRQIRGSVKEALGKVMGDRRAEAEGLAEQAAGRVQEQAGIAADAVRRRRDGRAK, encoded by the coding sequence ATGGACAGGAATCGCATCGACGGCAAGCTCAGGCAGATCCGGGGCTCGGTCAAGGAGGCGCTCGGCAAGGTGATGGGCGATCGCCGCGCCGAGGCGGAAGGGCTCGCGGAACAGGCCGCGGGCCGCGTGCAGGAGCAGGCGGGCATCGCCGCCGACGCGGTGCGCCGCCGGCGCGACGGCCGCGCGAAGTAG
- a CDS encoding alpha/beta hydrolase: MNDRTGVLLIHGLGGTQYDLGSLHKAMRRAGGDAHMITLPGHGTRPEDLVGVRAEAWLDAVTEQYHALAAEYDTLHVAGMCMGALVALLLCHRVQHARGRLALLAAPVFIDGWSTPWYRALRHLLYHMPGVPARLRVEEGDPYGLKNPLIRAIVKKKFERADNFHYPWVPLACIRQVDRMRDWVRAAAPETSCPTLVLHAREDELTSLRSAEFLQAVLPDARGIVLENSYHMICADNDREAVAREVLAFFGFDPAHAVSPAMARRQGRAAA, from the coding sequence ATGAATGACCGCACCGGCGTCCTGCTGATCCATGGGCTCGGCGGCACCCAGTATGACCTCGGCTCTCTGCACAAGGCGATGCGGCGGGCGGGCGGCGACGCGCACATGATCACGCTGCCGGGCCACGGCACGCGCCCCGAGGATCTCGTCGGCGTGCGCGCGGAAGCGTGGCTCGACGCGGTCACCGAGCAATACCACGCGCTCGCGGCCGAATACGACACGCTGCACGTGGCGGGCATGTGCATGGGCGCGCTCGTCGCGCTGCTGCTGTGCCATCGCGTGCAGCACGCGCGCGGCCGGCTCGCGCTGCTCGCGGCGCCGGTGTTCATCGACGGCTGGTCGACGCCCTGGTATCGCGCGCTGCGCCACCTGCTGTACCACATGCCCGGCGTGCCGGCGCGGCTGCGGGTGGAGGAGGGTGATCCCTACGGCCTCAAGAACCCGCTGATCCGCGCGATCGTGAAGAAGAAATTCGAGCGCGCGGACAACTTCCATTATCCGTGGGTGCCGCTCGCGTGCATTCGCCAGGTCGACCGGATGCGCGACTGGGTGCGCGCGGCCGCGCCCGAGACGTCCTGCCCGACGCTGGTCCTGCACGCGCGCGAGGACGAACTGACGAGCCTGCGTTCGGCCGAATTCCTGCAGGCGGTGCTGCCCGATGCGCGCGGGATCGTGCTCGAGAACAGCTATCACATGATCTGCGCCGACAACGATCGCGAGGCGGTGGCGCGCGAGGTGCTCGCGTTCTTCGGCTTCGATCCCGCGCACGCGGTGAGCCCCGCGATGGCGCGCCGGCAGGGGCGCGCCGCGGCCTGA
- a CDS encoding acyltransferase family protein, whose protein sequence is MNNRVQALTGLRAVAVTLVVLGHAEHTRAGGYTHGLAPLRLIADGRLGVLIFFVLSGFLITRQLDDELARSHRLRLGRFYAKRALRIWPAFYVYLLAIAALAYAGWLDVTPRQLAYAALHLWNYAGLVGLAADNLRHPDGAWYLGHFWTLALEEQFYWLWPLLLAGLYRRRGQRVLIVLVVLIVAVPLGRAATYFAAPALRGQLGMMLHTGVDPILVGCWIALNAERLDAWIRAWPRRSRAPTAIVLVLLVAMPIVEARLGGFWYATYGVTLEAGLAGLLIAVLIARPDFWFSRLLRTRAFGFVGTISFSLYLWQQLFMHPGGPATLPFPLGVAAALAAAALSHACIETPFLRIKDRLSQPAAARAAAATAESLGPPLSPTE, encoded by the coding sequence ATGAACAATCGGGTACAGGCGCTGACGGGATTGCGCGCCGTCGCGGTGACGCTCGTCGTGCTCGGCCATGCGGAGCACACGCGCGCGGGCGGCTACACGCACGGGCTCGCGCCGCTGCGGCTGATCGCCGACGGCCGCCTGGGCGTGCTGATCTTCTTCGTGTTGAGCGGCTTCCTGATCACCCGCCAGCTGGACGACGAACTGGCGCGCAGCCACCGGCTGCGGCTCGGCCGCTTCTATGCGAAGCGTGCGCTGCGGATCTGGCCGGCCTTCTATGTCTATCTGCTGGCGATCGCCGCGCTCGCGTATGCCGGCTGGCTCGACGTCACGCCGCGCCAGCTCGCGTACGCCGCGCTGCATCTTTGGAACTATGCCGGACTCGTCGGGCTCGCGGCCGACAATCTCCGCCACCCGGACGGCGCGTGGTATCTCGGTCATTTCTGGACGCTCGCGCTGGAGGAGCAGTTCTACTGGCTGTGGCCGCTGCTGCTCGCCGGGCTGTACCGGCGGCGCGGCCAGCGCGTGCTCATCGTGCTCGTCGTGCTGATCGTCGCGGTGCCGCTCGGGCGCGCCGCCACCTACTTCGCCGCGCCCGCGCTGCGCGGGCAGCTCGGCATGATGCTCCACACGGGCGTCGATCCGATTCTCGTCGGCTGCTGGATCGCGCTCAACGCCGAGCGGCTCGATGCGTGGATCCGCGCCTGGCCGCGCCGTTCGCGCGCGCCCACGGCCATCGTGCTGGTATTGCTGGTGGCGATGCCGATCGTCGAGGCGCGGCTCGGCGGCTTCTGGTATGCGACCTACGGCGTGACCCTCGAAGCGGGGCTCGCCGGGCTGCTGATCGCGGTGCTGATCGCGCGGCCGGATTTCTGGTTCTCACGGCTGCTGCGCACGCGTGCATTCGGCTTCGTCGGCACGATTTCGTTCAGCCTCTATCTGTGGCAACAGTTGTTCATGCATCCGGGCGGGCCCGCGACGCTGCCGTTTCCGCTCGGCGTCGCGGCCGCGCTCGCGGCGGCGGCGCTCAGCCACGCCTGCATCGAAACACCGTTCCTGCGCATCAAGGATCGGCTCTCGCAACCCGCCGCCGCGCGAGCCGCTGCTGCAACGGCCGAGAGCCTCGGGCCGCCGCTGTCGCCGACCGAGTAG
- a CDS encoding voltage-gated chloride channel family protein, which produces MKSLVSIEPAALFAHLGRWLALSSALGVLAGSASAFFLYALDVATDTRLAHPWLLAGLPFAGFATGWVYHRIGRSVEGGNNLLIDEIHDPRRIVPKRMGPLVLAATVVTHLFGGSAGREGTAVQMGGALADRLTVLAGLDRDARRILLMAGIAAGFSSVFGTPLAGAVFGLEVLAIGRLRYDALFACVIAAIVADAVCRLWGAHHTIYAVPLVPPLTLSGFASTLVAGVAFGLVGRLFAQATHALGARFKQRIAYPPLRPFSGGALVAAAATALHAPQYLGLGIPTIEAAFHGPLPAYDFAGKFAFTVVTLASGFKGGEVTPLFYIGATLGNALGQVLALPVPVLAAMGFVAVFAGAANTPIASTLMAIELFGAPIGVHALLACVVAYLFSGHMGIYRAQRIGTGKHRPLPEDLRASELATGRRADGA; this is translated from the coding sequence ATGAAATCTCTCGTCTCGATCGAACCGGCCGCGCTGTTCGCGCATCTCGGCCGCTGGCTCGCGTTGTCGAGCGCGCTCGGCGTACTCGCCGGCAGCGCGTCGGCGTTCTTCCTGTACGCGCTCGATGTCGCCACCGACACGCGTCTCGCGCATCCGTGGCTGCTCGCGGGGCTGCCGTTCGCGGGCTTCGCGACCGGTTGGGTGTACCACCGGATCGGCCGGTCGGTCGAAGGCGGCAACAACCTGCTGATCGACGAGATCCACGATCCGCGCCGGATCGTGCCGAAGCGCATGGGGCCGCTCGTGCTGGCGGCGACCGTCGTCACCCACCTGTTCGGCGGCTCGGCGGGCCGCGAGGGCACCGCGGTGCAGATGGGCGGCGCGCTCGCCGACCGTCTGACCGTGCTCGCCGGCCTCGATCGCGATGCACGCCGGATCCTGCTGATGGCCGGGATCGCCGCCGGCTTCTCGTCGGTGTTCGGCACGCCGCTCGCGGGCGCGGTGTTCGGGCTCGAAGTGCTGGCGATCGGACGGCTGCGCTACGACGCGTTGTTCGCCTGCGTGATCGCGGCGATCGTCGCGGACGCCGTGTGTCGCCTGTGGGGGGCGCACCATACCATCTACGCGGTGCCGCTGGTGCCGCCGCTGACCCTGTCGGGGTTCGCGTCGACGCTCGTCGCGGGGGTGGCGTTCGGCCTCGTGGGCCGGCTGTTCGCGCAGGCGACGCACGCGCTCGGCGCGCGTTTCAAGCAACGCATCGCCTATCCGCCGCTGCGGCCGTTCAGCGGCGGCGCGCTGGTCGCGGCGGCCGCGACCGCGCTGCACGCGCCGCAGTATCTCGGCCTCGGCATTCCGACCATCGAGGCGGCGTTTCATGGCCCGCTGCCGGCCTACGATTTCGCGGGGAAGTTTGCCTTCACCGTCGTGACGCTCGCATCGGGTTTCAAGGGCGGCGAGGTGACGCCGCTGTTCTACATCGGCGCGACGCTCGGCAACGCGCTCGGGCAGGTGCTCGCGCTGCCGGTGCCGGTATTGGCGGCGATGGGCTTCGTCGCGGTGTTCGCGGGCGCGGCGAATACGCCGATCGCGTCGACGCTGATGGCGATCGAGCTGTTCGGCGCGCCGATCGGCGTGCATGCGCTGCTGGCCTGCGTGGTCGCCTATTTGTTCTCGGGGCACATGGGCATCTATCGCGCGCAGCGGATCGGGACGGGCAAGCATCGGCCGTTGCCCGAGGACCTGCGCGCATCGGAACTCGCGACCGGGCGGCGCGCCGACGGCGCGTGA
- a CDS encoding haloacid dehalogenase-like hydrolase, producing the protein MKMNRRHFVHSVAGASAAALAGAWTNTGAAAPTATAASAVAGPLSLTPGRWAPRNYARLAAVIDAHGAKSASYRADRRPYAVFDWDNTCIMNDCEEALMMYQIDHLRYRLTPDQFATILRQGVPDGPFDASLGYRTVDGKPVAMADIAADVERDYRWLHAHYDGLGGTLPLAEIQRSEAFKDFRAKLYFMYDAICDTYPVEIGYKWIMYWFANLSRDELMTMAYESNTANLGDALRKVTYESSRAEPGRAGVVAATHFHGIRIHEEIRALMDTLRSNGIDVYISTASLDDVVRVFAGHPAFGYGVPAANVIGMRLVMQDDRYVNAYAPDWHFNYGPGKTVGIRNVLRSAKGYGPLLVFGDSDGDAWMLRDFDDTAVGVIVNRMKTGEIGLDSQRAAAQLGRADARLVLQGRNEYTGLMTADERSLKYGKTEPKLLA; encoded by the coding sequence ATGAAGATGAACCGCCGCCACTTCGTGCATTCGGTCGCGGGCGCGTCGGCCGCCGCGCTCGCCGGCGCCTGGACGAACACCGGCGCCGCCGCGCCGACCGCGACCGCCGCCTCGGCCGTCGCCGGGCCGCTGTCGCTGACGCCCGGGCGCTGGGCGCCGCGCAATTACGCGCGCCTCGCCGCCGTGATCGACGCGCACGGCGCGAAGAGCGCGTCATACCGCGCCGATCGACGCCCCTACGCGGTGTTCGACTGGGACAACACCTGCATCATGAACGACTGTGAAGAGGCGTTGATGATGTATCAGATCGACCACCTGCGCTATCGGCTGACGCCGGACCAGTTCGCGACGATCCTGCGCCAGGGCGTGCCGGACGGGCCCTTCGACGCCTCGCTCGGCTACCGCACGGTCGACGGCAAGCCGGTCGCGATGGCCGACATCGCCGCCGACGTCGAGCGCGACTATCGCTGGCTGCACGCGCACTACGACGGGCTCGGCGGCACGCTGCCGCTCGCCGAGATCCAGCGCAGCGAGGCCTTCAAGGATTTCCGCGCGAAGCTGTATTTCATGTACGACGCGATCTGCGACACCTATCCGGTGGAGATCGGCTACAAGTGGATCATGTACTGGTTCGCGAACCTGAGCCGCGACGAACTGATGACGATGGCCTACGAGAGCAACACCGCCAACCTCGGCGACGCGCTGCGCAAGGTCACCTATGAAAGCTCGCGCGCGGAGCCGGGCCGCGCGGGCGTGGTCGCGGCCACGCATTTCCACGGCATCCGGATCCACGAGGAGATCCGCGCGCTGATGGACACGCTGCGCTCGAACGGCATCGACGTCTACATCAGCACGGCATCGCTCGACGACGTGGTGCGCGTGTTCGCGGGGCATCCCGCGTTCGGCTACGGCGTGCCGGCGGCGAACGTGATCGGCATGCGGCTCGTGATGCAGGACGACCGCTACGTCAACGCCTATGCGCCGGACTGGCACTTCAACTACGGGCCGGGCAAGACGGTCGGGATCCGCAACGTGCTGCGGTCGGCCAAGGGCTACGGGCCGCTGCTCGTGTTCGGCGACAGCGACGGCGATGCGTGGATGCTGCGCGACTTCGACGACACGGCGGTCGGCGTGATCGTCAACCGGATGAAGACGGGCGAGATCGGCCTCGACAGCCAGCGCGCCGCCGCGCAGCTCGGGCGCGCCGATGCGCGGCTGGTGCTGCAGGGGCGCAACGAGTACACGGGCCTGATGACGGCGGACGAACGCTCGCTCAAGTACGGCAAGACCGAGCCGAAGCTGCTCGCGTAA
- a CDS encoding ParD-like family protein has product MGIVKISEQMHESLRRASGALSRSINAQAEHWLRVGMVAELNPTLSYGEICRVLLDAETGGAALARDDFAKVA; this is encoded by the coding sequence ATGGGCATCGTCAAGATCTCCGAGCAGATGCATGAATCGCTGCGCCGTGCGAGCGGCGCGCTGAGCCGCTCGATCAATGCGCAGGCGGAGCATTGGCTGCGCGTGGGCATGGTGGCCGAACTGAATCCCACCCTCAGCTACGGCGAGATCTGCCGGGTGCTGCTCGACGCCGAGACGGGCGGCGCGGCGCTCGCGCGCGACGATTTCGCGAAGGTCGCGTGA
- the map gene encoding type I methionyl aminopeptidase, which yields MAGRRKVAIRNQAEIAQARRAGALAADVLAMIAPHVQAGVTTNELDRLCHNYIVDVLDAIPANVGYHGFPKTICASVNHVVCHGIPSDRRLEDGDIVNIDVAVIKDSWYGDTSRMYCVGTASPDAQRLIRATHDAMMAGVAQVRPGATLGDVGHAIQSVAQREGYSVVREYCGHGIGQIYHDEPQVLHYGRPGIGLTLAPGMIFTIEPMLNAGRPETRELADGWTVVTRDRSLSAQWEHMVVVTDSGAEILTPWPDADRAAA from the coding sequence ATGGCGGGGCGTCGCAAGGTGGCGATCCGCAATCAGGCGGAGATCGCGCAGGCCCGGCGCGCGGGCGCGCTGGCCGCCGACGTGCTGGCGATGATCGCGCCGCACGTGCAGGCGGGCGTGACGACCAACGAGCTGGATCGGCTCTGCCACAACTACATCGTCGACGTGCTCGACGCGATTCCGGCGAACGTCGGCTATCACGGGTTCCCGAAGACGATCTGCGCGTCGGTCAACCACGTGGTATGCCACGGGATTCCGTCGGATCGGCGGCTCGAAGACGGCGACATCGTCAATATCGACGTCGCGGTGATCAAGGACAGCTGGTATGGCGACACGAGCCGCATGTATTGCGTCGGCACGGCGTCCCCGGATGCGCAGCGGCTGATCCGCGCGACCCATGACGCGATGATGGCGGGCGTCGCGCAGGTGCGGCCGGGCGCGACGCTCGGCGATGTCGGCCACGCGATCCAGTCGGTCGCGCAGCGCGAGGGCTACAGCGTGGTGCGCGAGTACTGCGGGCACGGCATCGGCCAGATCTACCACGACGAGCCGCAGGTGCTGCATTACGGGCGCCCGGGGATCGGGCTCACGCTCGCGCCCGGGATGATCTTCACGATCGAACCGATGCTGAACGCGGGCCGTCCCGAGACCCGCGAGCTGGCCGACGGCTGGACCGTGGTGACGCGCGACCGATCGTTGTCCGCGCAATGGGAGCACATGGTCGTCGTGACCGACAGCGGCGCGGAAATCCTGACGCCGTGGCCGGACGCGGATCGCGCGGCGGCGTGA